A single window of Pseudomonas lutea DNA harbors:
- a CDS encoding methyl-accepting chemotaxis protein yields the protein MGNSDQQTSRTSSVAAAINQLGAAAQEIAQNAALASQHSSEATQLASEGQGVVSQTIKAMNQLSEKISESCANIETLNNKTANIGQILEVITGISQQTNLLALNAAIEAARAGEAGRGFAVVADEVRNLAHRTQDSAQQVQGMIEELQVGARDAVINMTESQRQSESSVVIANQAGERLNSVTRRISEIDGMNQSVATATEEQTAVVESINVDITEINTLNQEGVDNLKSTLDACAHLEHQTARLQHLVGTFRI from the coding sequence ATGGGCAATTCGGATCAGCAAACCAGCCGCACCAGCAGCGTGGCTGCCGCGATCAACCAGCTCGGCGCTGCCGCCCAGGAAATCGCCCAGAACGCCGCGCTGGCGTCGCAGCACTCCAGCGAAGCCACGCAACTGGCCAGCGAAGGCCAGGGCGTTGTCAGCCAGACGATCAAGGCAATGAATCAGCTGTCCGAGAAGATCAGCGAGTCGTGCGCCAACATTGAAACGCTGAATAACAAGACGGCCAATATCGGGCAGATTTTGGAAGTCATCACCGGTATCTCGCAGCAGACCAATTTGCTGGCGCTTAACGCGGCCATCGAAGCGGCGCGGGCAGGGGAGGCGGGTCGTGGGTTTGCGGTGGTCGCCGATGAGGTGAGAAACCTGGCGCACCGTACGCAGGATTCGGCGCAGCAGGTGCAGGGCATGATCGAGGAGTTGCAGGTCGGCGCGCGCGACGCGGTGATCAATATGACCGAGAGCCAGCGCCAGAGTGAGAGCAGTGTGGTGATTGCCAATCAGGCCGGGGAGCGCTTGAACAGCGTGACGCGTCGGATCAGCGAGATTGATGGCATGAACCAGTCGGTGGCGACGGCGACCGAGGAGCAGACGGCGGTGGTGGAGTCGATCAATGTCGACATTACGGAGATCAATACGCTTAATCAGGAGGGTGTCGATAACCTGAAGTCCACGTTGGATGCGTGTGCTCATCTGGAGCATCAGACTGCGCGGTTGCAGCATTTGGTGGGGACGTTTCGGATCTAG
- the phnC gene encoding phosphonate ABC transporter ATP-binding protein, with protein sequence MTAAIHVDRLNKTFARKTALVDLALSIQHGEMVALIGASGSGKSTLLRHLAGLACCDRDNGGSVQVLGREVQASGRLNSKVRRLRADIGYIFQQFNLVNRLSVLDNVLLGCLGRMPRWRGSLGLFNAEEKARAMANLERVGLADLAPQRASTLSGGQQQRVAIARALTQQAEVILADEPIASLDPESARKVMEILADINRQDGKTVVVTLHQVDYAVRYCPRAVALKGGRIHFDGNGAELNSQFLNDLYGADADTSLMFDGNARPAERPARLVMARA encoded by the coding sequence ATGACCGCAGCCATTCATGTCGACCGCTTGAACAAGACATTCGCCCGCAAGACCGCTTTGGTTGACCTCGCATTGTCTATACAACACGGAGAAATGGTGGCGCTGATCGGCGCTTCCGGCTCCGGCAAATCCACTTTATTGCGTCACCTCGCCGGCCTTGCCTGTTGCGACCGTGACAATGGCGGCAGCGTCCAGGTCCTGGGCCGCGAAGTGCAGGCCTCGGGCCGTCTCAACAGCAAGGTGCGCCGTTTGCGCGCGGACATCGGCTACATCTTCCAGCAATTCAACCTCGTCAATCGCCTGAGCGTGCTCGACAACGTGTTGCTCGGTTGCCTGGGCCGCATGCCGCGCTGGCGTGGCAGCCTTGGGCTGTTCAATGCCGAGGAAAAAGCCCGCGCCATGGCCAACCTCGAGCGCGTCGGCCTGGCTGACCTGGCGCCGCAACGGGCCTCGACGCTGTCTGGCGGGCAGCAGCAACGCGTGGCCATCGCCCGCGCGCTGACTCAGCAGGCCGAAGTCATTCTGGCTGACGAACCGATCGCCTCCCTGGACCCCGAGTCCGCGCGCAAGGTCATGGAAATCCTCGCCGACATCAATCGCCAGGACGGCAAGACCGTCGTGGTCACCCTGCATCAGGTCGATTACGCCGTGCGTTATTGCCCGCGCGCCGTGGCGCTGAAAGGCGGGCGGATTCATTTCGATGGCAACGGCGCCGAGCTCAACAGCCAGTTTCTCAATGACCTGTACGGCGCCGACGCTGATACCAGCCTGATGTTCGACGGCAACGCACGTCCTGCCGAACGTCCGGCGCGGCTGGTCATGGCCCGGGCCTGA